A portion of the Bubalus kerabau isolate K-KA32 ecotype Philippines breed swamp buffalo chromosome 1, PCC_UOA_SB_1v2, whole genome shotgun sequence genome contains these proteins:
- the HNRNPM gene encoding heterogeneous nuclear ribonucleoprotein M isoform X4, translated as MEESMKKAAEVLNKHSLSGRPLKVKEDPDGEHARRAMQKVMATTGGMGMGPGGPGMINIPPSILNNPNIPNEIIHALQAGRLGSTVFVANLDYKVGWKKLKEVFSMAGVVVRADILEDKDGKSRGIGTVTFEQSIEAVQAISMFNGQLLFDRPMHVKMDERALPKGDFFPPERPQQLPHGLGGIGMGLGPGGQPIDANHLNKGIGMGNLGPAGMEGPFGGGMENMGRFGSGMNMGRINEILSNALKRGEIIAKQGGGGGGGSVPGIERMGPGIDRIGGAGMERMGAGLGHGMDRVGSEIERMGLVMDRMGSVERMGSGIERMGPLGLDHMASSIERMGQTMERIGSGVERMGAGMGFGLERMAAPIDRVGQTIERMGSGVERMGPAIERMGLGMERMVPAGMGAGLERMGPVMDRMATGLERMGANNLERMGLERMGANSLERMGLERMGANSLERMGPAMGPALGAGIERMGLAMGGGGGASFDRAIEMERGNFGGSFAGSFGGAGGHAPGVARKACQIFVRNLPFDFTWKMLKDKFNECGHVLYADIKMENGKSKGCGVVKFESPEVAERACRMMNGMKLSGREIDVRIDRNA; from the exons ATGGAAGAGAGCATGAAAAAAGCTGCTGAAGTTCTAAACAAGCATAGTCTGAGTGGAAGACCACTGAAAGTCAAAGAA GATCCTGATGGTGAACATGCCAGGAGAGCAATGCAAAAGGTGATGGCTACGACTGGTGGGATGGGTATGGGACCAGGTGGCCCAGGAATGATTAATATCCCACCCAGTATCCTAAATAATCCTAACATCCCAAATGAGATTATCCATGCATTACAGGCTGGAAGACTTGGAAGCACAGTATTTGTAGCAAAT CTGGATTATAAAGTTGGCTGGAAGAAACTGAAGGAAGTTTTTAGTATGGCTGGTGTGGTGGTCCGAGCAGACATTCTTGAGGATAAAGATGGAAAAAGTCGTGGAATAGGCACTGTTACTTTTGAACAGTCCATTGAAGCCGTGCAAGCTATAT CTATGTTTAATGGCCAGCTGCTGTTTGACAGACCAATGCACGTGAAAATG GATGAGAGGGCCTTACCAAAGGGAGATTTTTTCCCTCCTGAGCGTCCACAACAACTTCCCC atggacttGGTGGTATTGGCATGGGGTTAGGACCAGGAGGGCAGCCTATTGATGCCAACCATTTGAATAAAGGCATTGGAATGGGCAACCTGGGACCTGCAG GCATGGAAGGACCCTTTGGTGGTGGTATGGAAAACATGGGTCGATTTGGATCTGGGATGAACATGGGCAGAATAAACG AAATCCTAAGTAATGCCCTGAAGAGAGGAGAGATCATTGCAAAGCAGGGAGGAG GTGGAGGCGGAGGCAGTGTCCCTGGAATTGAGAGGATGGGCCCCGGCATTGACCGCATCGGGGGGGCCGGCATGGAACGCATGGGCGCAGGCCTGGGCCACGGCATGGATCGTGTGGGCTCCGAGATTGAGCGCATGGGCCTGGTCATGGACCGCATGGGCTCCGTCGAGCGCATGGGCTCTGGCATCGAACGCATGGGCCCCCTGGGCCTCGACCACATGGCCTCCAGCATCGAGCGCATGGGCCAGACCATGGAGCGCATCGGCTCTGGCGTGGAGCGCATGGGTGCCGGCATGGGCTTTGGCCTCGAGCGAATGGCTGCACCCATTGACCGTGTGGGCCAGACCATCGAGCGCATGGGCTCTGGTGTGGAGCGCATGGGCCCTGCCATCGAGCGCATGGGCCTGGGCATGGAGCGCATGGTGCCCGCAGGCATGGGGGCAGGCCTGGAGCGCATGGGCCCCGTGATGGATCGCATGGCCACCGGCCTGGAGCGCATGGGCGCCAACAACCTGGAGCGCATGGGCCTGGAGCGTATGGGCGCCAACAGTCTCGAGCGTATGGGCCTGGAGCGCATGGGCGCCAACAGCCTAGAGCGTATGGGTCCTGCCATGGGCCCGGCCCTGGGCGCTGGCATTGAGCGCATGGGCCTGGCCATGGGTGGCGGTGGCGGTGCCAGCTTTGACCGTGCCATCGAGATGGAGCGTGGCAACTTTGGAGGAAGTTTCGCGGGTTCCTTTGGTGGAGCTGGAGGCCATGCCCCTGGGGTGGCCAGGAAGGCCTGCCAGATATTTGTGAGAAAT CTCCCGTTTGATTTTACATGGAAGATGCTAAAAGACAAGTTCAACGAATGCG GCCACGTGCTGTATGCCGACATCAAGATGGAGAATGGGAAGTCCAAGGGGTGCGGTGTGGTTAAGTTTGAGTCGCCAGAGGTGGCTGAGAGAGCCTGCCGGATGATGAATGGGATGAAGCTGAGTGGCCGAGAGATTGATGTTCGAATCGATAGAAATGCTTAA